The Aspergillus luchuensis IFO 4308 DNA, chromosome 6, nearly complete sequence genome segment CGGCTAGGATCTGAGGGGTGTATGCATGTTATGGGTGGATTTTCAAGATAACTAATGGATAACTGAGACTGTTTAGCTTATGGATGTCATTATCAAATTTGAAACAGCTGTTTAATCCGCTTCATACCCTAGAGAGCGCAAGACCGAACTGTAAATGAAGGCTGGGATATGATGGACCGGGCAAGTTATGCGTGGATGTCCAGACTGTTGGAGAATAATTGTGACTGTGTAGTCTGAATATGTCATTGGCAAGCTTCTGCGAGCTCAAAATGACTAATAACAAGATATTATCTCCAATAAGACCGTGAAGCTGTAGAAGTGATGGAAGGAGCACAGGAATGAACCGTGAATTAGGGTTGGAATACTATGAAAATTTGCATGTTCAATGTGACTTTCCAGACTTCTAAAAGTGATTCACACTGTTTGCTCTACAGATATGATTGACAAATTTGAGAAAGCTCACGTTAATCAACACTTCCAAATATTTATCGAACTATGAGcgatattagaaaataaccAGGCACGTGCATGTCTTGTGAATTGCTTGTAGTGAACCAAGAACCAGTTTTCCAGTATATTGGAGAGACCGAAAGCGGTTTCACATTCTCTATTTATTATGgttgtcttcttctataCCTTCCGTCTTGCCATTACGCCCCAatatctctctccttctcaagTTCACCATTTCGAGCCATTCGAACACCATGCCACTTCCAAAAATGTGGGCAATTTTCCTTCcaatcctccttcttcaactactCATTTTCCCCACGGTCAATGCTGGCCATCCTGAGTGGGAGCATGCTCGGTTCATGCTTCCCGAATGGTTGTCAGTCAAGCCAGTAGAGCCCTGGGGCCGCCTCTGGCCCgacaagaccatcaagcTGTGCTACGAAAGCGAGGCAACCTGGAGAAAATATCATAAATACTTCCGGAGTGCAATGAGATTATGGTATGCGGCAGGGCTGCCTGAGGATTTCAAAGTGAGGGAGATTGGCGCAGATGGATGCCAGAATATGCCACATGAAAAGTTGCTGGTCATCGATACCCCCGAGTTGTTTGCCACAGATGTTGGCTTGCCCACTCTGTCCTACCTGAACACGAACAATAATCCGAACCCTCAGAGGCCTGCAATGTGGGTATCCTTGTACTACAGGGACTCAGAGGCGTTCCGAGTCGCTACCTTTGCTCACGAGCTCGCACACTCATTTGGGGTCTATCACGAGCACCAAAACCCTTATTACTGGATACCAGGGCGCCAAGTGTTCGCCTTCAACTGTGACCAATTGAAGGGTTTCACAGAATTGACCCAGGGAATGTCACAGGAGCGGATCTGGGGAGAAAATGGTCTCTGCAGAAGTTATACCGCGGCCCGAGCCGTTGGGTTTCCAAGTATGGATTACCTTCCTATGCCGTTTGATGAAGTCATGTCTCCCCATGGAATATGGTCAAACAGAGCCACCGTTGATTTTGACTCTATCATGCTTTACGGTTCTCACCTGGGCGGGCAGTTTGATGTTTCAGTGGTCATATCCTTGGCGGACGGGACAATTTTCCAGGAGACAACAGAACCCAGTGTTGAAGATGTAGATGGCTTGAAGCTTCTCTATACTACTGTGTATGGGATTCCACTAAGGACTCTGTACAACGATCCCAGGAGCCCTTACTTCTCGACATTCAGAATGTACGCCGGCTGTTCGACCTAGAAGCCATTCTTCGCCAATTGGGTGTGGTAGGAGACGGAAAGTGTGGCTTTACATGTTCTTTCACTgttgaggggaaaggaattTGGAAGTATGTAGTTTGAGTTAATGTGGGGACTGGCACAAAGAGGTTGTAGTTAAGCAATTTATTACCTGCTAAGCCTGTGATTCTGGCTCAATTTCACCGCTTCACATCATCTATTCACTCTTTCTCACAACTTTCTCTCTGTAAAACTGCCATAAATTCTACTGCTTttactcctccctccctctcttttgctttccctcaccaccttcctttcttctctcctacaGTCCCTACAGATTCTCTCACTACAACACCGACCAGGAACTATCCACCAAAATGGGTACTCTTCCTACATGGCTGTCTGccctgctgctactgctatggACTGCAGCTGCTCAATCCCCAGCTATCGATGTCGCTGGCATTACAGCAGATTCCACCCCTCATGGCCCAACCATGTCAGGAACCCCAGCTGATTGCAACCGATGGTTCACTATCCAAAAGGGTGATACCTGCTATGAGTTGGAAAAGGCGTTTGGACTCACTCCTCAGCAATTCCAGCAATGGAATCCTGCAGTGTCCCGTGATTGTCTGGTCAACTTCTGGCCGGGCTACGCATACTGTGTGGGCGTTGGACCAGTAGCGATTCCAACATCTGCAGACActgctccttctgctccGACCATGACTGGTACCGCGGCAAATTGCAACCGTTGGTACACTGCTCAGAAAGGAGACAATTGCTACGCAGTGGAGAAAGCATTCGGGCTCACTCCGCAGCAATTCCAGCAGTGGAATCCCGCCGTCTCCCATGATTGCCTGGTCAACTTTTGGCCGGGTTACGCATACTGCGTGGGAGTTGGACCGGTAGCAATTCCGACATCTGCAGACACTGCTCCTCATGCCCCAACCATGACTGGCATTGCAGCAAATTGTAACCGGTGGTACACTGCCCAAAAAGGAGATTACTGTTATGCAGTAGAGAAAGCATTCGGGCTTACTCCGCAGCAGTTTCAGCAGTGGAATCCCGCTGTCTCTTCGGACTGTCTGGTCAACTTCTGGCCCGGGTATGCTTATTGCGTGGGTGTTGGGCCGGCCGAAAATGGTCCTCATGGCCCTACTATGCCAGGAATTGCCCCAAACTGCATTCAGTTTTATACTGCCAAGAAGGGTGATACTTGCTATGCAGTCGAGAAGGCTTTTGGTATCAGTCCCCAGCAATTTCAACAGTGGAATCCGGCTGTCTCTCTGGACTGCTTGGTCAATTTTTGGGCAGATTATGCGTACTGCGTGGGTGTTGGGCCGGTTGCCCCGACTTCGACTTCGACTGtgacagcgacagcgacagcgactTCGGCTTCGACGTCAACGAGTTCAACCACTTTGACTACGTCGACCACTTCGACAACTGCCcttaccacctccaccacgtCTACTGCTTGGACTACTGGCACGTCGACCACTTCGACGACCGTCCTTCCTACGTCTACTATTTCAACTACTTGGCCTACTGGTACGTCAACCACTTCGTCGACTGTCCTTCCCACATCTACTACCTCGAGTACGTGGACTACCGGCACGTCGACCACTTCGACTAGTTTGTCACCTACGACTGTTTTCACCACATTCACCACCACGCTCACTTTGACCACAACCTTGACTTCGAATGGTCAGACTACGGTaatagttactactactgtgaCTACGACTGTTAGCCCGTCTACAACTCTGGGTACTTCAACTACATTGACAACGGCCCTGCCCCCATCGAGCACGTCTAGTCCCACCACTTCTACTTCTAGTGCTTCGACCACGTTGACCACTTCAACCACCTTGGCCACTTCCAAATCTTCTACCACTTCCAGCCCACCCACGTCAACTCCAAGTACTTCCAGAAGTTTGACTACTTTGACCAGTCCAAGTACTCCAAGTACTCataccactcccaccactcCCAGAACTTCgacctcaacaaccccccgTTCGCCCTCTATCACACCTACTCCTAGCTCACGCCCACCAATTAGCCCCTTCCCCAGCACAATGGTCACGACCAACGCGACCTACTCAACCCGCAACCCCATCACCTCATACAACCAGACCATAACTCCCATTGACACCGCATGGCCTCCGACCAAGACCCATCCCGGCCAGCCCAAAGACTGTGACAAATGGTATTTAGTTGCGCCAGGAGACACCTGCAGGTCAATTTACCAGCGCCACGGCAACAGCATAACCATGGACGAGCTGTAATTATCCCTCCTTCCTGCCCGAGTCAGCCCTAACTAACATGCACAACCACAGACTGGAATGGAACCCCGACCTTAAAGCAGACTGCGACTACCCCATCGCCGGCTACTGGGTGTGCGTGGGTATCAAACGTCCCGCTCTAACCATAATCtatcccaccaccaacgacaCAGTCCCCGATCCCACTCCCTGGACGCCGCGTCCCACTCCAACGGAGACATCCGTCTACCCACCGACCAAAACCCAACCCGGTCTCGCCCCAAGCTGCTCTGCCTTTTACGAAGCTCAGCCTGTAAGTCCTATTCTCCCCAcacaaacatacatacacactaATACTAACCAACAAAACACCAGTCCGACACCTGCGACCAAATCCTCGCCAGCAACCCCATGCTGAAATTTCCTCTCCTGTTGGAATGGAACCCAGCCCTGAAATCAGACTGCTCCGGTATCCTTCCAGGCTACTTCTACTGCATCGCAGCCTACAACGACACCAACCGCCCCGCCCCGCCCACCGTCACTAACCAACCCTATCCGCTAAAGCCAGGCACAGCCAAGAACTGCACGGCCTGGTACAagagtgatgatggtgatacgTGCGACTTGATCGTGGAGATGTTTGGCACGTTCGATAAAGCACAGTTTGTGGCGTGGAATCCCGATATCGGTGTTGAATGCTATGGTTTGGAGGTACGTaattcatttctttttttccttcccttcttcctttacATTCTACAACCCCCAAATCTATTACTTTGGTACGAACACATGAGCTAAACACAAAATAAATAGAgcggctactactactgcgtCGCCGACCCCAGCACTCCCAAGACTCGAACAAGGCCCGTAATTACTGCCATGAGCTTCCCCACGGCCCATCCGCGTCGTCAACCGGGCGTTACTAAGGACTGTAATAAATGGTGGCTTGTGTCGATGTGAGTTACCCTTCTCTCCAAATTCCCACCCTCTCATCCCTATCCCTTGATCCGTATCATGactaactaatataatttgtATGAACAGTCACGACGACTGCTACGACATCATGCACTTTAACGGCATCACCATGGCAGATCTGTATACCTGGAATCCGGCTCTCTCGGGAAAGAGAAACTGTCTGGAGGGGTTGGTTCCTGATACGGAGGTTTGTGTGGGTGTtatgtcgtcgtcgtcttctactactgctgctccttCGAGTACTGTTCCAGATGCTTCTTTTAGGACTGGATTGGTTACAGTTATTGGGGGAAGGGATTGATGGTAGTAGATTTTGGGTATGAAAGAGGATAGAGCATTTATGTGGAGGATGGATAATTTTGTTGATACATTGGTAACATGTAATATTGATTATGTTGCTATGAGATAATACAATTTTTGTATTTTCGTCTCTAT includes the following:
- a CDS encoding LysM peptidoglycan-binding domain-containing protein (COG:S;~EggNog:ENOG410PNG5;~InterPro:IPR018392,IPR036779;~PFAM:PF01476), coding for MVTTNATYSTRNPITSYNQTITPIDTAWPPTKTHPGQPKDCDKWYLVAPGDTCRSIYQRHGNSITMDELLEWNPDLKADCDYPIAGYWVCVGIKRPALTIIYPTTNDTVPDPTPWTPRPTPTETSVYPPTKTQPGLAPSCSAFYEAQPSDTCDQILASNPMLKFPLLLEWNPALKSDCSGILPGYFYCIAAYNDTNRPAPPTVTNQPYPLKPGTAKNCTAWYKSDDGDTCDLIVEMFGTFDKAQFVAWNPDIGVECYGLESGYYYCVADPSTPKTRTRPVITAMSFPTAHPRRQPGVTKDCNKWWLVSIHDDCYDIMHFNGITMADLYTWNPALSGKRNCLEGLVPDTEVCVGVMSSSSSTTAAPSSTVPDASFRTGLVTVIGGRD
- a CDS encoding uncharacterized protein (CAZy:CBM50;~COG:S;~EggNog:ENOG410PNG5;~InterPro:IPR018392,IPR036779;~PFAM:PF01476;~SECRETED:SignalP(1-20)), which encodes MGTLPTWLSALLLLLWTAAAQSPAIDVAGITADSTPHGPTMSGTPADCNRWFTIQKGDTCYELEKAFGLTPQQFQQWNPAVSRDCLVNFWPGYAYCVGVGPVAIPTSADTAPSAPTMTGTAANCNRWYTAQKGDNCYAVEKAFGLTPQQFQQWNPAVSHDCLVNFWPGYAYCVGVGPVAIPTSADTAPHAPTMTGIAANCNRWYTAQKGDYCYAVEKAFGLTPQQFQQWNPAVSSDCLVNFWPGYAYCVGVGPAENGPHGPTMPGIAPNCIQFYTAKKGDTCYAVEKAFGISPQQFQQWNPAVSLDCLVNFWADYADSDSDFGFDVNEFNHFDYVDHFDNCPYHLHHVYCLDYWHVDHFDDRPSYVYYFNYLAYCTWTTGTSTTSTSLSPTTVFTTFTTTLTLTTTLTSNGQTTCFDHVDHFNHLGHFQIFYHFQPTHVNSKYFQKFDYFDQSKYSKYSYHSHHSQNFDLNNPPFALYHTYS
- a CDS encoding uncharacterized protein (COG:S;~EggNog:ENOG410PU2Y;~InterPro:IPR024079;~SECRETED:SignalP(1-21);~go_function: GO:0008237 - metallopeptidase activity [Evidence IEA]), which translates into the protein MWAIFLPILLLQLLIFPTVNAGHPEWEHARFMLPEWLSVKPVEPWGRLWPDKTIKLCYESEATWRKYHKYFRSAMRLWYAAGLPEDFKVREIGADGCQNMPHEKLLVIDTPELFATDVGLPTLSYLNTNNNPNPQRPAMWVSLYYRDSEAFRVATFAHELAHSFGVYHEHQNPYYWIPGRQVFAFNCDQLKGFTELTQGMSQERIWGENGLCRSYTAARAVGFPSMDYLPMPFDEVMSPHGIWSNRATVDFDSIMLYGSHLGGQFDVSVVISLADGTIFQETTEPSVEDVDGLKLLYTTVYGIPLRTLYNDPRSPYFSTFRMYAGCST